In the Bifidobacterium catenulatum PV20-2 genome, one interval contains:
- a CDS encoding glycoside hydrolase family 43 protein, which translates to MKLRTTAKQIAAGIIAAAMLVGTLAGCSGNSTKQSSASSKAETSETSTASIKRSESHDPSIVKANGKYYIFGSHRAWLKSDDLINWSTFTNNLSTDYERVFKDIWEGWAKQSTNPDVKGNMWAPDVVWNETMGKWCMYMSINGDNYRSVIVLLTADDIEGDWTYVGPVVYSGFEKVNAGKTDVWKVLGEGADLTRYASQTDTGINAIDPCVKTDDNGNMWMTFGSWFGGMWMFKLDSATGLRDYSTTYETVSNQSDAYYGIKLGGGFGNSGEGSYLIHTNGYWYLFASYGNLQQTGGYQIRMFRSENITGPYVDEAGNTAVSTRAIGNNWQSDTGIRLMSSIQWSGNDNANIEVSQGHNSVLVDDDGTIYLVYHTRFSGSGEKHEVRVRELLTTSDGWLVAAPYEYTGTKADQQGYDAADLTGDYELVTHDKSTYFKGPKKVTDKTSTDYRGVNKPVNITLNEDGTVSGDQTGTWQATEGSNQMTITLTGEDGDVTYNGAFDELPRDKDQKEVMTFSAVGNNVCIWGSQK; encoded by the coding sequence ATGAAACTCCGTACAACAGCAAAGCAGATCGCGGCAGGCATCATCGCCGCAGCCATGCTGGTGGGAACGCTCGCCGGATGCTCCGGCAATTCGACGAAGCAATCGTCCGCATCGTCGAAAGCCGAAACCAGCGAAACCAGCACCGCCAGCATCAAGCGCAGCGAATCGCATGACCCCTCCATTGTCAAGGCCAACGGCAAATACTATATTTTCGGCTCGCACCGCGCCTGGCTCAAAAGCGACGATCTGATCAACTGGAGCACCTTCACCAACAATCTGAGCACCGACTACGAGAGGGTCTTCAAAGACATTTGGGAAGGCTGGGCCAAGCAGTCCACGAATCCGGACGTCAAAGGCAATATGTGGGCCCCCGACGTGGTCTGGAACGAAACGATGGGCAAGTGGTGCATGTACATGTCCATCAACGGCGATAATTACCGCTCCGTAATCGTGCTGCTCACCGCCGACGACATTGAAGGCGACTGGACCTACGTCGGCCCCGTGGTCTACTCAGGCTTCGAAAAGGTTAATGCAGGCAAAACCGACGTCTGGAAGGTTTTGGGCGAAGGCGCCGATCTGACTCGCTACGCCTCGCAGACCGACACCGGCATCAATGCCATCGATCCGTGCGTGAAAACCGATGACAACGGCAACATGTGGATGACCTTCGGCTCCTGGTTCGGCGGCATGTGGATGTTCAAGCTCGATTCCGCCACTGGCCTACGCGACTACAGCACCACCTATGAAACCGTGTCCAACCAGTCCGATGCCTACTATGGCATCAAACTTGGCGGAGGCTTCGGCAACTCCGGCGAAGGCTCCTATCTGATCCACACCAACGGTTACTGGTATCTGTTCGCCTCATATGGCAACCTTCAACAGACCGGCGGCTACCAGATCCGCATGTTCCGTTCCGAGAACATCACCGGTCCGTATGTCGATGAAGCCGGCAACACCGCTGTCTCCACGCGCGCCATCGGCAACAACTGGCAAAGTGATACCGGTATCCGACTGATGAGCTCGATTCAGTGGAGCGGCAACGATAATGCCAACATCGAGGTATCGCAGGGTCACAACTCCGTCCTGGTGGATGATGACGGAACCATCTATCTCGTATACCACACCCGTTTCTCCGGCTCCGGCGAAAAACATGAGGTTCGCGTGCGCGAACTTCTGACCACTTCCGACGGATGGCTGGTCGCCGCGCCTTACGAATACACCGGCACCAAGGCCGACCAGCAGGGATACGACGCCGCCGACCTTACCGGCGACTACGAATTGGTCACACACGACAAGAGCACCTATTTCAAAGGTCCGAAGAAGGTTACCGACAAGACCAGCACCGACTATCGCGGAGTCAACAAACCCGTCAACATCACGTTGAACGAGGACGGAACCGTCTCCGGTGATCAGACCGGCACCTGGCAAGCCACGGAAGGATCCAACCAAATGACCATCACGCTGACAGGCGAAGACGGTGACGTGACCTACAACGGCGCGTTCGACGAATTGCCACGTGACAAGGACCAGAAGGAAGTCATGACCTTCAGCGCAGTCGGCAACAACGTGTGCATTTGGGGCTCCCAGAAATGA
- a CDS encoding family 43 glycosylhydrolase, translated as MSSSYELLCYTREATSREEANNEDIAYSMHLALRADGATEWEPLNENYGVFFAAGVPIQAASSESRRACVAAAHFVADPFDEARPATDAVAYGAVMPGIDITLKSLKDPYLFRLADGRFALAATRTARGGEPDGSERSAFLLAVSDDLTSFTQLGLVMLRTGGGVNRPSVAFDADASRYVISWISNDGDPCSASVADIVAAAESGEPIDVAEAAVSAKSCHFGGLSGDCDIPNAVPGNVIDITEEEAAKLIERFGRIYNVGTSVATQHIDAAISGEAAREAVLALDKVHADLVYSDGSGATRAVDWNKDELEAIAQDAAEGKLQPGDTRTVSGRIRQTVYPVPFAVERADPSVFAWNFNGKPMFMFIATDDTDGNCVDPNDGATHMPLRIADSIEALSDVAGGRAKEIDLLKCGDYNAEGRAMTGCFWAPELHVIDGKLSVLFMPCFDGPATNPDGTPNDRAGKPDMWTGSCHIMQLKQHSDGTDFDPREPENWTVPKPILTPEGGVLNPIQRISLDMTVISDSGRWYYAWQQVGSVWIASFDPARPERLTCEPKQVVVPEFAWDNMIAEGPNAIVHDGTIYLIYSGSLVGIDYTTGLVTAPAGQDADLTDPNVWTKLDYPLQKSGVYNGQWQLGTGHGMWSNDEDGNLIYVFHNAEYENGRYGGRDAQVRRVHWSKEGMPILDMQAAEELNPDYADVTMKIVVSGNKG; from the coding sequence ATGTCGAGTTCCTACGAATTGCTGTGCTACACGCGCGAAGCCACCAGCCGCGAAGAGGCGAATAATGAGGACATCGCCTACAGCATGCACCTTGCGTTGCGTGCCGACGGGGCCACCGAGTGGGAGCCGCTCAACGAGAATTACGGCGTTTTCTTCGCCGCCGGTGTGCCTATCCAGGCCGCATCCTCCGAATCTCGCCGCGCCTGCGTCGCCGCGGCGCATTTTGTCGCCGATCCGTTCGACGAGGCCCGTCCGGCCACCGATGCCGTCGCGTACGGCGCTGTGATGCCGGGAATCGACATCACGCTCAAATCCTTGAAGGATCCGTATCTGTTCCGCCTCGCGGACGGACGATTCGCTCTCGCGGCCACCCGTACCGCGCGCGGCGGCGAGCCGGATGGCTCCGAGCGATCGGCGTTCCTGTTGGCCGTCAGCGACGATCTGACCTCCTTTACGCAGCTTGGATTGGTGATGCTGCGTACCGGCGGCGGCGTCAATCGTCCGTCTGTCGCGTTTGATGCTGATGCCTCTCGTTATGTGATTTCCTGGATCTCAAACGATGGCGATCCATGTTCCGCAAGCGTTGCCGATATTGTCGCCGCGGCCGAATCCGGCGAGCCGATCGATGTTGCGGAAGCTGCGGTATCGGCGAAATCCTGCCATTTTGGCGGCCTTTCGGGCGATTGCGATATTCCCAATGCCGTTCCTGGAAACGTGATTGATATCACCGAAGAAGAAGCGGCGAAACTCATCGAACGTTTCGGTCGTATTTACAACGTTGGAACATCGGTGGCGACGCAACATATCGATGCGGCCATCAGCGGCGAAGCGGCCCGCGAGGCTGTGCTGGCGCTCGACAAGGTCCACGCCGATCTCGTCTACAGCGACGGTTCCGGTGCCACCCGTGCCGTGGATTGGAACAAAGACGAACTTGAGGCGATTGCGCAGGACGCCGCCGAAGGCAAGCTCCAGCCGGGCGACACGCGCACGGTGAGCGGCCGCATCCGCCAAACCGTATACCCGGTGCCATTTGCCGTGGAGCGTGCAGACCCGTCGGTGTTCGCTTGGAATTTCAACGGCAAGCCGATGTTCATGTTCATCGCCACCGACGATACCGACGGCAACTGCGTCGATCCGAACGATGGCGCCACGCATATGCCGTTGCGCATCGCCGACTCCATCGAAGCACTTTCCGACGTGGCGGGCGGCCGTGCCAAGGAAATCGATCTGCTCAAATGCGGCGATTACAACGCTGAAGGACGCGCCATGACCGGCTGCTTCTGGGCGCCGGAACTGCATGTCATCGATGGGAAACTGTCGGTGCTCTTCATGCCATGCTTCGATGGGCCGGCCACCAATCCAGACGGCACGCCCAACGATCGCGCGGGCAAGCCAGACATGTGGACGGGTAGCTGCCATATCATGCAGCTCAAGCAGCATTCCGACGGCACGGATTTCGACCCGCGTGAACCGGAAAACTGGACGGTCCCGAAGCCGATCCTCACCCCGGAAGGCGGCGTGCTCAATCCAATCCAGCGCATCTCGCTCGACATGACCGTCATCAGCGATTCCGGCCGCTGGTATTACGCGTGGCAGCAGGTCGGAAGCGTGTGGATCGCCAGCTTCGATCCGGCCCGTCCGGAACGGCTTACCTGCGAGCCGAAGCAGGTCGTTGTGCCGGAATTCGCGTGGGACAATATGATTGCCGAAGGTCCGAACGCCATTGTGCATGATGGCACGATCTATCTGATCTATTCCGGCTCGCTGGTCGGTATCGACTACACCACCGGTCTGGTCACCGCTCCGGCCGGGCAGGACGCCGATCTGACCGATCCGAATGTGTGGACGAAGCTCGACTATCCGCTGCAGAAATCCGGAGTATACAACGGGCAGTGGCAGCTCGGCACCGGACATGGCATGTGGTCGAACGATGAAGACGGCAATCTCATCTATGTATTTCACAATGCGGAATACGAGAATGGACGGTATGGTGGCCGCGACGCCCAGGTGCGCCGCGTGCACTGGTCCAAGGAGGGTATGCCGATACTGGACATGCAGGCGGCGGAAGAGCTCAATCCGGACTATGCTGATGTAACGATGAAAATCGTGGTTTCCGGCAATAAAGGCTGA
- a CDS encoding ABC transporter substrate-binding protein → MRIKKSTKALAAAASLAMMATVGLSACGGSSNDAETTADGKVKITMWHGFSEADGKTLESIVKDFNKSQDKYEIDAQLQPWSTIGETMVTKVTSGDGPDFVTTGADNGQGWSIDGTFQCVTDFYDDKDSGTDEYIENVVDQITFNIDGSEEKCGVPMGYAPTAVWYNTDMWKAAGLTDAGYPQTWDELLEVAKKLTKSDGSQYGIALPDLGWAPFLKGNGTGIYTTDGKVSINTKENKAFLEKMRDFYKGGYSVSGMDETAARESFESGQSAMVIVGPWEDQASTDKGINHDLFPVPNGDGTYVYPDGTKGSNTGSTGLYWWVTSQVGDSAKKQGIYDFFKFYNNHDNQVTWSLGSAYPPNNTTVTADELSERPLIAKIGENTSKSFIGIAGLKGGFGDIAASVDTLTSNTARTDDDIQSLLDDAESQIQGYLDEYTE, encoded by the coding sequence ATGAGGATCAAGAAGAGCACCAAGGCTCTCGCGGCTGCGGCGTCCTTGGCTATGATGGCCACCGTCGGCCTGTCCGCCTGCGGCGGCAGCAGCAACGACGCCGAGACGACCGCTGACGGCAAGGTCAAGATCACGATGTGGCACGGCTTCTCTGAGGCTGATGGCAAGACCCTCGAGTCCATCGTCAAAGACTTCAACAAGTCCCAAGATAAGTATGAGATCGATGCTCAGCTGCAGCCGTGGAGCACCATCGGCGAGACCATGGTGACCAAGGTCACCTCCGGCGACGGCCCGGACTTCGTGACCACCGGCGCCGACAACGGTCAAGGCTGGTCCATCGACGGCACCTTCCAGTGCGTCACCGATTTCTACGACGACAAGGACAGCGGCACCGATGAGTACATCGAGAACGTCGTTGACCAGATCACCTTCAATATCGACGGTTCCGAAGAGAAGTGCGGCGTCCCGATGGGTTACGCACCGACCGCTGTGTGGTATAACACCGACATGTGGAAGGCTGCCGGCCTGACCGACGCCGGCTACCCGCAGACTTGGGATGAGCTGCTCGAAGTTGCCAAGAAGCTCACCAAGTCCGATGGCTCCCAGTACGGCATCGCTCTGCCGGATCTCGGCTGGGCTCCGTTCCTGAAGGGCAATGGCACCGGCATCTACACCACCGATGGCAAGGTCTCCATCAACACCAAGGAGAACAAGGCCTTCCTCGAGAAGATGCGTGACTTCTACAAAGGCGGCTACTCCGTGTCCGGCATGGATGAGACCGCTGCTCGTGAATCCTTCGAATCCGGCCAGTCCGCAATGGTGATCGTCGGACCGTGGGAGGATCAGGCCTCCACCGACAAGGGCATCAACCACGACCTGTTCCCGGTTCCGAATGGCGACGGCACCTATGTGTACCCGGACGGCACCAAGGGCTCCAACACCGGCTCCACCGGTCTGTACTGGTGGGTCACCTCCCAGGTTGGCGACTCCGCTAAGAAGCAGGGCATCTACGACTTCTTCAAGTTCTACAACAACCACGACAACCAGGTGACCTGGTCCCTCGGCTCCGCTTACCCGCCGAACAACACCACCGTCACCGCCGATGAGCTCTCCGAGCGTCCGCTGATCGCCAAGATCGGTGAGAACACCAGCAAGTCCTTCATCGGTATCGCAGGCCTCAAGGGTGGCTTCGGCGACATCGCCGCCTCCGTCGACACCCTGACCTCCAACACCGCCCGCACCGACGACGACATCCAGAGCCTGCTGGACGACGCCGAATCCCAGATCCAGGGCTACCTCGACGAGTACACCGAGTAA
- a CDS encoding family 43 glycosylhydrolase, whose translation MAVYNNPIVLQRADPWVLKVDGEYYFTGSDPEYNCIAIRHASNINDLQKAPETVVWRKHESGPASIYIWAPELHRINGAWYIYFAGAATDFEASGLPTHRMFVLENTDDDPTTDNWVEKGQIVTPIDSFALDATTEVIDGVQYLVWAQKDPAIEGNSNLYIAKMANPWTLDSEPVMLTKPEYDWECIDFLVNEGPAFLFHENKIYITYSASGTGVPYAVGLLTAERGSDLLNKDSWTKSPVPVFKTCAENGQYGPGHNSFTKSEDDSEDLMIYHCRNYTEIKGDPLFDPNRHARVGVVKWTENGPDFGVPEPDNLWTPDTTDVLPSDGGALAGTPVAN comes from the coding sequence ATGGCTGTTTACAACAATCCGATCGTGCTTCAGCGAGCAGATCCTTGGGTCCTCAAAGTTGACGGCGAGTACTACTTCACTGGCTCCGACCCGGAATACAACTGCATCGCCATTCGTCACGCATCGAATATCAACGACCTGCAGAAGGCCCCTGAGACTGTGGTGTGGCGCAAGCATGAATCCGGCCCGGCGAGCATCTACATCTGGGCTCCGGAACTGCACCGCATCAACGGCGCTTGGTACATCTACTTCGCAGGCGCCGCAACGGATTTCGAGGCCTCCGGCCTACCGACCCACCGCATGTTCGTGCTGGAGAACACCGATGACGACCCCACCACCGACAACTGGGTGGAAAAGGGTCAGATCGTCACCCCGATCGACTCTTTCGCGCTTGACGCCACCACCGAGGTGATCGACGGTGTGCAGTACTTGGTGTGGGCCCAGAAAGATCCCGCGATCGAAGGCAATTCCAACCTGTACATCGCCAAGATGGCAAACCCGTGGACGCTGGACAGTGAGCCGGTCATGCTCACCAAGCCGGAATATGACTGGGAATGCATCGACTTCCTCGTCAACGAAGGCCCGGCCTTCCTGTTCCACGAGAACAAGATCTACATCACGTATTCCGCCTCCGGAACCGGTGTACCGTATGCCGTTGGCCTGCTCACCGCCGAGCGCGGCAGCGACCTGCTGAACAAGGATTCCTGGACCAAGAGCCCGGTGCCGGTATTCAAGACCTGCGCCGAAAACGGCCAGTACGGCCCCGGCCACAACTCGTTCACCAAGTCCGAGGACGATTCCGAAGACCTGATGATCTACCATTGCCGCAACTACACGGAAATCAAGGGCGATCCGCTGTTTGACCCGAATCGTCATGCCCGTGTCGGCGTGGTCAAGTGGACGGAGAACGGCCCCGACTTCGGCGTGCCGGAACCCGACAATCTGTGGACTCCGGACACGACGGATGTGTTGCCGTCCGACGGCGGCGCTCTTGCGGGAACGCCGGTAGCGAACTGA